A region from the Dermacentor andersoni chromosome 11, qqDerAnde1_hic_scaffold, whole genome shotgun sequence genome encodes:
- the LOC126518064 gene encoding alpha-ketoglutarate-dependent dioxygenase alkB homolog 7, mitochondrial isoform X3 translates to MAAFTVTRVLLPASKIRSNYLTAALKLSRRLCFAQVDFSDASKPRAALTEEYVKAHFEGSDTDTLAEVTQSMTVYDDFVTPEEETTLITEIEPQYKRLRYESSHWDDAIHGYREIERNTWSPPCEAILGRIRALAFTPGVNQIQHVHCLDLLEDGHIKPHVDSVRFCGDTIAGLSLLSSSIMKLVHEKMPDKWVKILLRRRSLYIMSKCASPSSGKGHFPLFYSTDSNRT, encoded by the exons ATGGCCGCCTTCACGGTGACCCGTGTTTTGTTGCCGGCGTCAAAAATACGCTCAAATTATTTAACGGCAGCGTTAAAACTATCACGGCGATTGTGTTTTGCTCAGGTGGACTTCAGCGATGCGTCGAAACCGCGGGCAGCGCTGACGGAAGAATACGTGAAGGCCCACTTTGAAGGTTCTGACACCGACACACTCGCCGAGGTGACCCAGAGTATGACCGTCTACGACGATTTTGTGACGCCCGAAGAAGAGACCACTCTGATCACCGAAATCGAGCCGCAGTACAAGAGGTTGCGGTACGAAAGCAGCCACTGGGACGAC GCAATTCACGGTTACCGGGAGATCGAGCGGAACACATGGTCCCCTCCATGTGAAGCCATATTGGGGCGAATCAGAGCGCTTGCGTTCACTCCCGGAGTGAACCAGATACAGCACGTTCACTGTCTCGACCTCCTCGAAGACGGCCACATCAAACCACACGTGGACAGTGTTCGG TTTTGTGGTGACACGATTGCTGGGCTGTCCCTTCTGTCTTCGAGCATCATGAAGCTGGTGCATGAAAAAATGCCGGACAAGTGGGTTAAAATACTTCTAAGGAGGCGATCACTATACATAATGAG CAAGTGCGCATCGCCGTCGTCTGGAAAAGGTCATTTTCCACTTTTCTACAGTACAGACAGCAACCGAACTTG A
- the LOC126518064 gene encoding alpha-ketoglutarate-dependent dioxygenase alkB homolog 7, mitochondrial isoform X1: protein MAAFTVTRVLLPASKIRSNYLTAALKLSRRLCFAQVDFSDASKPRAALTEEYVKAHFEGSDTDTLAEVTQSMTVYDDFVTPEEETTLITEIEPQYKRLRYESSHWDDAIHGYREIERNTWSPPCEAILGRIRALAFTPGVNQIQHVHCLDLLEDGHIKPHVDSVRFCGDTIAGLSLLSSSIMKLVHEKMPDKWVKILLRRRSLYIMRGTARYDYTHEILANQHSVFRSTPVHKSRRISVMCRNEPS from the exons ATGGCCGCCTTCACGGTGACCCGTGTTTTGTTGCCGGCGTCAAAAATACGCTCAAATTATTTAACGGCAGCGTTAAAACTATCACGGCGATTGTGTTTTGCTCAGGTGGACTTCAGCGATGCGTCGAAACCGCGGGCAGCGCTGACGGAAGAATACGTGAAGGCCCACTTTGAAGGTTCTGACACCGACACACTCGCCGAGGTGACCCAGAGTATGACCGTCTACGACGATTTTGTGACGCCCGAAGAAGAGACCACTCTGATCACCGAAATCGAGCCGCAGTACAAGAGGTTGCGGTACGAAAGCAGCCACTGGGACGAC GCAATTCACGGTTACCGGGAGATCGAGCGGAACACATGGTCCCCTCCATGTGAAGCCATATTGGGGCGAATCAGAGCGCTTGCGTTCACTCCCGGAGTGAACCAGATACAGCACGTTCACTGTCTCGACCTCCTCGAAGACGGCCACATCAAACCACACGTGGACAGTGTTCGG TTTTGTGGTGACACGATTGCTGGGCTGTCCCTTCTGTCTTCGAGCATCATGAAGCTGGTGCATGAAAAAATGCCGGACAAGTGGGTTAAAATACTTCTAAGGAGGCGATCACTATACATAATGAG AGGAACAGCAAGGTATGACTACACCCATGAGATACTGGCCAATCAGCATTCAGTCTTCAGGTCCACTCCTGTGCACAAGTCAAGACGGATATCCGTCATGTGTCGCAACGAGCCCAGCTGA
- the LOC126545892 gene encoding uncharacterized protein isoform X1 produces MPMSCVAYGCSSRDSPSRTVRFFRFPSVKRDRQRREAWIRAVKRQDAQGRPWQPSAASRLCGKHFVTGAPSLSPRHPDFIPTLFVYTDQFRKKDAVDRHVRTAARSKRKTGAPPTAGTEVSGQGGTCKGHSDGEPDTSCVQGADSSFDEEGAADALLLLATSPMLTEPQEVLEPPALSREENTDHLLTENVALQRKVRDLELQCRKLKRCTFSVDTIHKSSFKFYTGLQSKEQFEALFKHIEKNAERMVYWDGGKTQAKERQLSKREELFMVLYRLRTGVCAKEVARIFGISQSCLSRIFCTWVIFLDKELSALTRFPTLAEIKRHMPMAFSDFSNTRVILDCTEVRIQRPSKLQAQRHTFSSYKHYNTFKALVGVTPDGYVSFVPDLWGGHVSDSEVVEKSGLLGLLDAGDGVMVDKGFRLEGVFPPSIQIHMPPFKMGNQLSASDVIATRKIAGARIHVERVIRRIKEFHFLDKPLPINMLDIIDSIFRTCAFLCNFLQPIISINNENK; encoded by the exons ATGCCAATGTCGTGTGTCGCGTACGGCTGCAGTTCACGTGACAGTCCCAGCAGGACAGTGCGGTTTTTCCGATTTCCGTCGGTAAAACGAGATCGACAGCGCCGTGAAGCCTGGATTAGGGCTGTGAAGCGGCAAGATGCGCAAGGGCGTCCATGGCAGCCGTCAGCAGCATCTCGACTCTGCGGGAAgcactttgtgacag GGGCACCTTCACTGTCACCCAGACATCCGGACTTCATACCGACGCTGTTCGTGTATACAGACCAGTTCAGAAAGAAGGACGCGGTCGACCGCCATGTTCGTACCGCGGCGCGTTCCAAGAGGAAAACAGGCGCTCCACCAACAGCAG GTACAGAGGTTTCAGGTCAAGGAGGAACTTGTAAAGGTCACAGTGATGGGGAACCAGACACGTCCTGTGTTCAGG GTGCAGACTCTTCATTCGACGAGGAAGGAGCAGCTGATGCACTCTTGCTGCTTGCAACATCCCCAATGCTCACTGAGCCACAGGAGGTCCTAGAGCCACCGGCCTTAAGCAGAGAGGAGAACACTGACCACCTATTAACTGAAAATGTGGCATTACAACGGAAAGTCAGGGATCTAGAACTGCAATGCAGAAAGCTAAAACGCTGCACGTTTTCTGTGGATACTATTCACAAATCGTCTTTTAAGTTTTATACAGGACTGCAAAGTAAGGAACAGTTTGAAGCACTCTTTAAGCACATTGAAAAAAATGCAGAACGCATGGTTTATTGGGATGGaggaaaaacacaagcaaaggaaagacagctCTCCAAGCGCGAAGAACTTTTCATGGTGCTGTATAGGCTCAGGACTGGTGTTTGTGCCAAGGAAGTGGCTCGAATCTTTGGAATTTCTCAGTCATGCCTTAGTCGCATCTTTTGTACATGGGTAATTTTTCTCGATAAAGAGCTCTCAGCattgacaaggtttcccacattaGCAGAGATCAAAAGGCACATGCCAATGGCATTCAGTGACTTCTCAAACACTAGAGTCATCCTTGATTGCACAGAGGTGAGAATCCAAAGACCTTCAAAACTACAGGCACAGAGGCATACTTTCTCCTCGTACAAGCATTATAACACGTTCAAAGCACTTGTTGGGGTAACACCAGATGGCTACGTTTCATTTGTGCCAGATTTGTGGGGTGGGCATGTTAGTGATAGCGAAGTTGTCGAAAAATCGGGCCTACTGGGTTTATTAGATGCGGGGGACGGTGTGATGGTCGACAAAGGCTTTAGGTTGGAGGGCGTTTTTCCACCATCTATTCAAATCCACATGCCACCATTTAAAATGGGGAACCAATTGTCAGCTAGTGACGTGATTGCCACCCGAAAAATAGCTGGCGCTAGGATCCATGTTGAGCGAGTCATACGACGTATCAAAGAATTTCATTTTTTAGACAAACCACTGCCAATCAACATGCTCGACATTATTGACAGCATTTTTAGGACTTGCGCCTTTTTGTGCAATTTTCTACAGCCAATCATTTCAATCAATAATGAGAACAAGTAG
- the LOC126545892 gene encoding uncharacterized protein isoform X2, with product MPMSCVAYGCSSRDSPSRTVRFFRFPSVKRDRQRREAWIRAVKRQDAQGRPWQPSAASRLCGKHFVTGAPSLSPRHPDFIPTLFVYTDQFRKKDAVDRHVRTAARSKRKTGAPPTAGADSSFDEEGAADALLLLATSPMLTEPQEVLEPPALSREENTDHLLTENVALQRKVRDLELQCRKLKRCTFSVDTIHKSSFKFYTGLQSKEQFEALFKHIEKNAERMVYWDGGKTQAKERQLSKREELFMVLYRLRTGVCAKEVARIFGISQSCLSRIFCTWVIFLDKELSALTRFPTLAEIKRHMPMAFSDFSNTRVILDCTEVRIQRPSKLQAQRHTFSSYKHYNTFKALVGVTPDGYVSFVPDLWGGHVSDSEVVEKSGLLGLLDAGDGVMVDKGFRLEGVFPPSIQIHMPPFKMGNQLSASDVIATRKIAGARIHVERVIRRIKEFHFLDKPLPINMLDIIDSIFRTCAFLCNFLQPIISINNENK from the exons ATGCCAATGTCGTGTGTCGCGTACGGCTGCAGTTCACGTGACAGTCCCAGCAGGACAGTGCGGTTTTTCCGATTTCCGTCGGTAAAACGAGATCGACAGCGCCGTGAAGCCTGGATTAGGGCTGTGAAGCGGCAAGATGCGCAAGGGCGTCCATGGCAGCCGTCAGCAGCATCTCGACTCTGCGGGAAgcactttgtgacag GGGCACCTTCACTGTCACCCAGACATCCGGACTTCATACCGACGCTGTTCGTGTATACAGACCAGTTCAGAAAGAAGGACGCGGTCGACCGCCATGTTCGTACCGCGGCGCGTTCCAAGAGGAAAACAGGCGCTCCACCAACAGCAG GTGCAGACTCTTCATTCGACGAGGAAGGAGCAGCTGATGCACTCTTGCTGCTTGCAACATCCCCAATGCTCACTGAGCCACAGGAGGTCCTAGAGCCACCGGCCTTAAGCAGAGAGGAGAACACTGACCACCTATTAACTGAAAATGTGGCATTACAACGGAAAGTCAGGGATCTAGAACTGCAATGCAGAAAGCTAAAACGCTGCACGTTTTCTGTGGATACTATTCACAAATCGTCTTTTAAGTTTTATACAGGACTGCAAAGTAAGGAACAGTTTGAAGCACTCTTTAAGCACATTGAAAAAAATGCAGAACGCATGGTTTATTGGGATGGaggaaaaacacaagcaaaggaaagacagctCTCCAAGCGCGAAGAACTTTTCATGGTGCTGTATAGGCTCAGGACTGGTGTTTGTGCCAAGGAAGTGGCTCGAATCTTTGGAATTTCTCAGTCATGCCTTAGTCGCATCTTTTGTACATGGGTAATTTTTCTCGATAAAGAGCTCTCAGCattgacaaggtttcccacattaGCAGAGATCAAAAGGCACATGCCAATGGCATTCAGTGACTTCTCAAACACTAGAGTCATCCTTGATTGCACAGAGGTGAGAATCCAAAGACCTTCAAAACTACAGGCACAGAGGCATACTTTCTCCTCGTACAAGCATTATAACACGTTCAAAGCACTTGTTGGGGTAACACCAGATGGCTACGTTTCATTTGTGCCAGATTTGTGGGGTGGGCATGTTAGTGATAGCGAAGTTGTCGAAAAATCGGGCCTACTGGGTTTATTAGATGCGGGGGACGGTGTGATGGTCGACAAAGGCTTTAGGTTGGAGGGCGTTTTTCCACCATCTATTCAAATCCACATGCCACCATTTAAAATGGGGAACCAATTGTCAGCTAGTGACGTGATTGCCACCCGAAAAATAGCTGGCGCTAGGATCCATGTTGAGCGAGTCATACGACGTATCAAAGAATTTCATTTTTTAGACAAACCACTGCCAATCAACATGCTCGACATTATTGACAGCATTTTTAGGACTTGCGCCTTTTTGTGCAATTTTCTACAGCCAATCATTTCAATCAATAATGAGAACAAGTAG
- the LOC126518260 gene encoding uncharacterized protein, with translation MALQQGFRAARNFKRLACRISPLRPKSSSPADWSGGAGKGGGAGGSIREAGGGFAKIEIAREEQYFRQLQEDQIKRLHDHITSEIKERESLIKELKSQIDKNKKMLEDLKPRN, from the exons ATGGCTCTGCAGCAGGGCTTTAGGGCGGCGAGAAATTTCAAGCGCCTGGCTTGCCGCATAAG CCCTCTGCGGCCGAAGTCGTCATCTCCTGCCGACTGGAGCGGTGGCGCAGGCAAG GGCGGAGGCGCTGGCGGAAGCATCCGTGAGGCCGGCGGCGGCTTCGCCAAGATCGAGATTGCTCGCGAGGAGCAGTACTTCCGGCAGCTG CAAGAGGACCAGATCAAGAGGCTTCACGACCACATCACGAGTGAGATCAAGGAGCGCGAGTCGCTCATCAAGGAGCTGAAGAGTCAGATCGATAAGAACAAGAAGATGCTTGAAGACCTGAAGCCCCGCAACTGA
- the LOC126518064 gene encoding alpha-ketoglutarate-dependent dioxygenase alkB homolog 7, mitochondrial isoform X2 produces MAAFTVTRVLLPASKIRSNYLTAALKLSRRLCFAQVDFSDASKPRAALTEEYVKAHFEGSDTDTLAEVTQSMTVYDDFVTPEEETTLITEIEPQYKRLRYESSHWDDAIHGYREIERNTWSPPCEAILGRIRALAFTPGVNQIQHVHCLDLLEDGHIKPHVDSVRFCGDTIAGLSLLSSSIMKLVHEKMPDKWVKILLRRRSLYIMSTHGTFNSKCASPSSGKGHFPLFYSTDSNRT; encoded by the exons ATGGCCGCCTTCACGGTGACCCGTGTTTTGTTGCCGGCGTCAAAAATACGCTCAAATTATTTAACGGCAGCGTTAAAACTATCACGGCGATTGTGTTTTGCTCAGGTGGACTTCAGCGATGCGTCGAAACCGCGGGCAGCGCTGACGGAAGAATACGTGAAGGCCCACTTTGAAGGTTCTGACACCGACACACTCGCCGAGGTGACCCAGAGTATGACCGTCTACGACGATTTTGTGACGCCCGAAGAAGAGACCACTCTGATCACCGAAATCGAGCCGCAGTACAAGAGGTTGCGGTACGAAAGCAGCCACTGGGACGAC GCAATTCACGGTTACCGGGAGATCGAGCGGAACACATGGTCCCCTCCATGTGAAGCCATATTGGGGCGAATCAGAGCGCTTGCGTTCACTCCCGGAGTGAACCAGATACAGCACGTTCACTGTCTCGACCTCCTCGAAGACGGCCACATCAAACCACACGTGGACAGTGTTCGG TTTTGTGGTGACACGATTGCTGGGCTGTCCCTTCTGTCTTCGAGCATCATGAAGCTGGTGCATGAAAAAATGCCGGACAAGTGGGTTAAAATACTTCTAAGGAGGCGATCACTATACATAATGAG TACTCACGGCACTTTCAACAGCAAGTGCGCATCGCCGTCGTCTGGAAAAGGTCATTTTCCACTTTTCTACAGTACAGACAGCAACCGAACTTG A